A single window of Entomoplasma ellychniae DNA harbors:
- the pfkB gene encoding 1-phosphofructokinase, with amino-acid sequence MIYTITLNPALDHTIETNGFNLNETNYYQRDYKKIGGKGINTAIILNNLNANVISVGILGEENKHIFIEEFNKIGLSNHFILNKGVTRTNFKIKNLAKKSETELNGVGSEVSKHTIHQLLEFLEKKIQPADIVIASGSLPIGINNNIYNEIGNIVNDKKGMFILDTSKENMVNGLKAKPFLIKPNIEEICEILNVKFKEYSFDEIQKMIQQLKDMGARNVLFSMGSKGSYYFSENNEIFHTGIAAGKLVNSVGSGDSMIGGFTYGLSLNLTIEESLQYASAAGGATAFSEGLGSKDEIEKLFKTIQVKRI; translated from the coding sequence ATGATATATACAATTACATTAAATCCTGCCTTAGATCACACAATAGAAACTAATGGGTTCAATTTAAATGAAACTAATTATTACCAAAGAGATTATAAAAAAATTGGAGGTAAAGGAATTAACACTGCAATAATTTTGAATAATTTAAATGCAAATGTAATTTCTGTTGGAATATTAGGTGAAGAAAATAAACATATATTTATTGAAGAATTTAATAAAATAGGTTTATCTAATCATTTTATTTTAAATAAAGGTGTAACAAGAACAAATTTCAAAATAAAAAATCTAGCCAAAAAATCCGAAACTGAACTTAACGGTGTTGGGTCTGAAGTTAGTAAACACACTATTCATCAATTATTAGAATTTTTAGAAAAAAAAATCCAACCAGCTGATATTGTTATAGCTTCTGGTAGTTTACCAATTGGAATAAATAATAATATTTATAATGAAATTGGAAATATAGTGAATGATAAAAAAGGTATGTTTATATTAGATACTTCAAAAGAAAACATGGTTAATGGTTTAAAAGCTAAACCATTTCTAATTAAACCTAATATTGAAGAGATTTGTGAAATTCTAAATGTTAAATTTAAAGAATATTCATTTGATGAAATTCAAAAAATGATTCAACAACTAAAAGATATGGGTGCTAGAAACGTATTATTTAGTATGGGTTCAAAAGGAAGTTATTATTTTAGTGAAAACAACGAAATATTTCATACAGGTATAGCTGCAGGTAAACTAGTTAATTCGGTTGGATCTGGAGATAGTATGATAGGTGGTTTCACTTATGGACTTTCATTAAATCTAACTATTGAAGAATCTTTACAATACGCTTCAGCAGCTGGGGGAGCTACTGCTTTTTCAGAAGGTTTAGGTTCAAAAGATGAAATCGAAAAATTATTTAAAACAATTCAAGTAAAAAGAATATAG
- a CDS encoding DeoR/GlpR family DNA-binding transcription regulator, translating to MIKFERKKLIIDFLKEKGISYNEVLSEKLNIPMSTLRRDLNELLKEGLINKMHGGVEYNDSSLVMEDFFESKLNNNVDEKILIAKKAIKLIKKNESIFIDSGSNGFYVCKFLPKDLNLKIVTNSVYNVLELMKQGHQKVYLLGGKFKPVTGAIIGYEAIQSIANYSFDKAFIGINAIDDQFNLYTTNSEHAQVKIEIIKCSKQTYGLADSSKFNKKSFYLFAREDKVNLIRK from the coding sequence ATGATTAAATTTGAAAGAAAAAAACTTATTATAGATTTTTTAAAAGAAAAAGGAATATCTTATAATGAAGTTTTATCAGAAAAGTTAAATATACCAATGTCTACACTAAGGCGTGATTTGAATGAATTGCTTAAAGAAGGTTTAATCAATAAAATGCATGGTGGTGTTGAATATAACGATTCAAGTTTGGTCATGGAAGACTTTTTTGAAAGTAAATTAAACAATAATGTTGATGAAAAAATTTTAATTGCAAAAAAAGCAATCAAATTAATTAAAAAAAATGAGTCAATTTTTATTGACTCAGGTTCTAATGGTTTTTATGTTTGCAAATTTTTACCAAAAGATTTGAATTTAAAAATTGTAACTAATTCAGTTTATAACGTTTTAGAACTAATGAAGCAAGGTCATCAAAAAGTTTATTTACTTGGCGGCAAATTTAAGCCAGTAACTGGGGCTATTATTGGTTATGAAGCTATTCAATCAATAGCTAATTATAGTTTTGATAAAGCATTTATTGGAATAAATGCTATTGATGATCAATTCAACCTCTACACAACAAATTCAGAACATGCTCAAGTAAAAATAGAGATTATAAAATGTTCAAAACAAACTTATGGGCTTGCAGATTCAAGTAAGTTTAATAAAAAGTCGTTTTACTTATTTGCGAGAGAAGATAAAGTAAATTTGATAAGAAAATAG
- a CDS encoding bifunctional 5,10-methylenetetrahydrofolate dehydrogenase/5,10-methenyltetrahydrofolate cyclohydrolase produces the protein MILDGKKIALARKIKLKKEIEVLIQKNQRQPSLKVLMVGNDPASETYVAHKLKVANELNIKAELIRFDFDVKHAELYRKIDELNLDENVDGILLQLPLPKSFNEEEYLQAISPSKDVDGFHYINQGRLLQGYETIYPCTPLGIINLLEDYNIKLDGQNVTVIGTSNIVGKPLALMLLNKKATVTMCNKNTNDIKKHTKSADILISATGKKFIITEDMVNSNCTVIDVGIIRDLTTNKLVGDVDFENVAKKVKNITPVPGGVGPMTVITLMENTLKLYKNK, from the coding sequence AAAAAAAGAAATTGAAGTTTTGATTCAAAAAAACCAAAGACAACCTAGTTTAAAAGTACTTATGGTTGGAAATGATCCAGCTAGTGAGACATATGTAGCTCACAAACTAAAAGTGGCAAATGAACTAAACATTAAAGCAGAACTAATAAGATTTGATTTTGATGTAAAACACGCTGAGCTTTATAGAAAAATTGATGAACTAAATCTTGATGAAAATGTTGATGGAATATTATTACAACTACCATTACCAAAATCATTTAATGAAGAAGAGTATCTACAAGCAATATCACCTAGTAAAGATGTTGATGGTTTTCACTACATAAATCAAGGTAGATTGTTGCAAGGTTATGAAACTATTTATCCATGCACACCACTTGGAATAATTAATTTATTAGAGGATTACAATATTAAATTAGATGGTCAAAATGTAACAGTTATTGGAACATCAAATATTGTAGGAAAGCCCTTAGCATTAATGTTGTTAAATAAAAAAGCAACTGTAACGATGTGTAACAAAAATACAAATGACATAAAAAAACATACAAAATCAGCTGATATTTTAATTAGTGCAACTGGTAAAAAATTTATTATTACTGAAGATATGGTTAATTCTAATTGTACTGTTATTGATGTTGGTATTATAAGAGATCTAACAACTAATAAATTAGTTGGTGATGTTGATTTTGAAAATGTTGCTAAAAAAGTTAAAAACATCACACCAGTTCCAGGTGGTGTTGGTCCTATGACTGTGATTACTTTGATGGAAAATACTTTAAAATTATATAAAAATAAGTAA
- a CDS encoding HAD-IIB family hydrolase, with protein sequence MDKKILILTDCDGTLLSDDYNFSEFTIETTKEIYEKGHLLIPITARTLKNLKNILNQLNLEELKGIIAANNGAQIYDFKNKKFILNSVLNKKIIQDVFNMYYKSKSDQKEDKVNFTSENYVYSFGHSENTLKWSSIMEQQNCVISSPDEIKEEITSISIITKKGTTIQEFETKLKKINEQFGSDYKIDAYHNRVISIAPKNIDKGYAAKLIIEYLKPEEYITYGFGDSYNDISLFNNVDNPIAMLNGIDELKKISKDTTKFDNTQDGVCRYLKDNKII encoded by the coding sequence ATGGATAAAAAAATCTTAATTTTAACAGATTGTGATGGTACTCTTTTAAGCGATGATTACAATTTTTCAGAGTTTACAATTGAAACTACAAAAGAAATTTATGAAAAAGGTCATTTATTAATTCCAATTACTGCAAGAACCTTAAAAAACCTTAAAAATATTTTAAATCAACTTAATTTAGAAGAGTTAAAAGGAATAATAGCTGCAAATAATGGAGCTCAAATTTATGATTTTAAAAATAAAAAATTTATTTTAAATTCAGTTTTAAATAAGAAAATTATTCAGGATGTATTTAATATGTATTATAAATCAAAATCAGATCAAAAAGAAGACAAGGTAAATTTCACTTCTGAGAATTATGTTTACTCATTTGGTCACTCTGAAAATACTTTAAAATGATCATCTATCATGGAACAACAAAATTGTGTTATTTCATCACCTGATGAAATCAAAGAAGAAATAACAAGTATTTCAATAATAACAAAAAAAGGTACAACTATACAAGAATTTGAAACTAAACTTAAAAAAATTAATGAACAGTTTGGAAGTGATTATAAAATTGATGCATATCACAATAGAGTTATTTCAATAGCTCCTAAAAATATTGATAAAGGTTATGCTGCAAAATTAATAATAGAATACTTAAAACCAGAAGAATATATAACTTATGGATTTGGTGATAGTTATAATGACATTTCTTTATTTAACAATGTGGATAATCCTATAGCAATGTTAAATGGTATTGATGAATTAAAAAAAATAAGCAAAGACACAACCAAATTTGACAACACTCAGGATGGTGTTTGTAGATATTTAAAAGATAATAAAATTATTTAA
- a CDS encoding PTS transporter subunit EIIC — protein sequence MKNKDYKASAQLFIEAVGGKLNIQSYMHCVTRLRINVINKDIVDIAKVKTSKLTKGINWSSNQFQIILGTGVVEAVYAEVQQILDDPKKEITENKSKDKSLEDFKTQAKNNKERLRNAGGVLGVIQNAMKGLGEIFLPIIPAIVAAGMAMGFAALFKNLGVLKPGSHFTDIVDIVTKTAFDFLIVLVCWSTVKKFGGNPVLGIIVGLMFVSPILPNKGEIASYEAWLKFQNNGGTEEQWKQAFNKLPELVEPWKIGFIKITGYQGSVLPGLFIGIIIAYTEKNLKKIVPNAVNIIITPFLTIVISFTIGLMILGPILLIIESGVLIAVKALLNIPYGFGTALVAGSLQAIVITGCHQILQGLEMQLVVDGRTGTGAMSGSIFNAIWTVSIISQGGAALAVGVKEKNKDDKRLHMSSFISTLFGITEPAIFGSNLPKIKPFLYGLAGGAIGGFFVGIFNVRCSGMGVTVLPGLLLYADSVKNLLLIIAGNFIALASAFTLTFFLFKQKNKEKIEKVKI from the coding sequence ATGAAAAATAAAGATTATAAAGCCTCTGCTCAATTATTTATTGAAGCAGTAGGTGGTAAGTTAAATATTCAATCATATATGCATTGCGTTACAAGATTACGTATAAATGTTATTAATAAAGATATTGTTGATATAGCTAAAGTTAAAACATCTAAATTAACTAAAGGTATTAACTGATCATCTAATCAATTTCAAATTATATTAGGAACTGGTGTTGTTGAAGCAGTTTATGCTGAAGTTCAACAAATCTTAGATGATCCAAAAAAAGAAATAACAGAAAATAAATCAAAAGATAAAAGCCTTGAAGATTTTAAAACGCAAGCAAAAAACAATAAAGAGAGATTGAGAAATGCTGGTGGAGTTTTAGGGGTGATTCAAAACGCCATGAAAGGTTTAGGAGAAATATTCCTACCAATTATCCCTGCTATTGTAGCTGCTGGTATGGCGATGGGGTTTGCTGCATTATTTAAAAATTTAGGAGTGCTTAAACCTGGTTCTCATTTTACAGATATTGTTGATATAGTAACAAAAACAGCATTTGATTTTTTAATAGTTTTAGTTTGTTGATCAACAGTTAAAAAATTTGGTGGTAATCCAGTTTTAGGAATTATTGTTGGATTAATGTTTGTTTCACCAATATTGCCAAATAAGGGTGAGATTGCTTCTTATGAGGCTTGATTAAAATTTCAAAATAATGGAGGAACAGAAGAACAGTGAAAGCAGGCATTTAATAAATTGCCCGAACTTGTAGAACCTTGAAAAATAGGATTTATTAAAATAACAGGTTATCAAGGTTCTGTTTTACCTGGATTATTTATTGGAATAATTATTGCATATACAGAAAAGAATCTTAAAAAAATTGTTCCGAATGCAGTTAATATAATAATTACACCATTTTTAACAATTGTAATTTCGTTCACAATTGGGCTAATGATTCTAGGACCAATATTATTAATTATTGAAAGTGGGGTTTTAATTGCAGTTAAAGCCCTTCTAAATATACCATATGGTTTTGGAACAGCACTTGTTGCTGGATCACTACAAGCTATTGTTATAACAGGTTGTCACCAAATTCTGCAAGGATTAGAAATGCAATTAGTTGTTGATGGTAGAACAGGCACTGGAGCAATGAGCGGTTCAATCTTTAATGCTATTTGAACTGTTTCAATTATTTCACAAGGTGGGGCAGCTCTTGCTGTAGGTGTAAAAGAAAAGAATAAAGATGATAAAAGATTACATATGTCTTCATTTATATCAACATTGTTTGGAATAACTGAACCAGCAATTTTTGGGAGTAACTTACCAAAAATAAAACCATTTTTATATGGTTTAGCTGGTGGAGCTATTGGTGGGTTCTTTGTAGGAATATTTAATGTTAGATGTTCTGGTATGGGGGTAACTGTATTACCTGGTTTATTACTTTATGCTGATAGTGTTAAAAATTTATTACTAATTATAGCAGGAAACTTTATAGCTTTAGCATCAGCATTTACATTAACTTTCTTTTTATTTAAACAAAAAAATAAAGAAAAAATTGAAAAAGTAAAGATATAA
- a CDS encoding glycoside hydrolase family 32 protein has translation MWEKYSLINNSNLNEFEKKHETKMKDWYNNQFHLSGYSGSVNDPNGLVYYNNQYYIFLQSCLFSIEHHNKSWGLYTTKDFINYTYEGIVITPSCEWDKHGVFSGSAKVNKNGELEFFYTGNIKLDTINRTATTIKALVDLKKKIVTKELLFTADLTKYTGHFRDPIIFEKDNNLYMLNGAQTLDIKGILSVYKFNNNKWEFFKDIELDQNDKQKSYMVECPNYFELDGKTFIFACFEKEGPIATGSHFVKYLEVEFDKELNITSNSTLNKIDLGFDFYAPQVFDNTGNRKIMLGWLGNSKSNVFPPELTTWSNQLTVPRELFVKNNKLYQLPVKELEQLRVKTIDGKYENGTVELLANNISDKDFNIEIKSDSKSIVMKNVNKTLIIVRSNVDYADEENLPSILKFEDLKVQDIQILIDRSCMEIFINKGEHAISVRFYLKNHNQIITDLTNTQIFQLKGYEYSWNNIIFENKTK, from the coding sequence ATGTGAGAAAAATACAGTTTAATAAATAATTCAAATTTAAATGAATTTGAAAAAAAACATGAAACTAAAATGAAGGATTGATACAATAATCAATTCCATTTAAGTGGGTACAGTGGGTCAGTTAATGATCCTAATGGTTTAGTTTACTATAATAACCAATATTACATCTTTTTACAAAGTTGTTTGTTTAGTATCGAACACCATAATAAATCTTGAGGGTTATACACAACAAAAGATTTTATTAATTATACATATGAAGGAATTGTGATAACACCAAGTTGTGAATGAGATAAACATGGAGTATTTTCTGGAAGTGCTAAAGTAAATAAAAATGGAGAATTAGAATTCTTTTATACAGGTAATATTAAATTAGATACTATAAATAGAACAGCTACAACAATTAAAGCTTTGGTTGATCTTAAAAAAAAAATAGTAACAAAAGAATTATTGTTTACAGCTGATTTAACTAAATACACAGGCCATTTTCGTGATCCGATTATTTTTGAAAAAGATAATAACTTGTATATGTTAAATGGTGCTCAAACTTTAGACATTAAAGGAATTTTGAGTGTTTATAAATTTAATAACAATAAATGAGAATTTTTTAAAGATATTGAATTAGATCAAAACGATAAACAAAAATCTTATATGGTTGAGTGCCCTAACTATTTTGAATTAGATGGTAAAACTTTTATTTTTGCTTGTTTTGAAAAAGAAGGTCCTATTGCCACAGGAAGTCATTTTGTGAAATATTTGGAAGTAGAATTTGATAAAGAATTAAACATAACATCAAACAGTACTTTAAATAAAATTGATTTAGGTTTTGATTTTTACGCCCCACAAGTATTTGACAATACTGGTAATAGAAAAATTATGCTTGGTTGATTAGGAAATTCAAAATCAAATGTATTCCCACCAGAGTTAACGACTTGATCAAATCAACTAACAGTTCCAAGAGAATTATTTGTTAAAAATAATAAACTTTACCAATTACCAGTTAAAGAACTTGAACAACTAAGAGTTAAAACCATTGATGGTAAATATGAAAATGGTACTGTTGAATTACTAGCTAATAATATTAGTGACAAAGATTTCAATATTGAAATTAAAAGTGACAGTAAATCAATAGTTATGAAAAATGTAAATAAAACTTTAATAATTGTTCGTAGTAATGTTGATTATGCTGATGAAGAAAATTTACCTTCTATTTTGAAATTTGAAGATTTAAAAGTACAAGATATACAAATTTTAATTGATAGAAGCTGTATGGAAATATTTATTAATAAAGGTGAACATGCAATAAGTGTTAGATTTTATTTAAAAAATCACAATCAAATTATTACAGATTTAACTAATACTCAAATTTTCCAATTAAAAGGTTATGAGTATAGTTGAAACAATATCATATTTGAAAATAAAACAAAGTAG
- the pyk gene encoding pyruvate kinase, translated as MTKKEIQERIKRTKIITTTGPATNEPEQIKELFLKGMTTIRLNFSHGDNAEQKYRIDGARKVAAELNKPISILLDTKGPEIRVGKFLGGKQEIKAGQKIIIKTDPESFRTKECGQGEMTVAYDMSVDLKVGNTILIDDGKLELTVDKVSPGVVEATAFNRHLVKTNKRVNLPGVEFSMPFLAEKDVADIKYGVEQKVDYIAASFVNTAENVKEIKNILAAAGGSEIQIISKIESQVGIDNIDAIIQESDGIMVARGDLGLEIPYYDVPYWEKVIIRKCREAGKIVIVATQMLETMTDNPAPTRAEVTDVYFATELGADATMLSGESAAGSYPAITVETMATINKRAEIEFYKKGYYQEQLESAIKSSKGPRADIAVDLAERTRDGQYEFAIVLSRTGALLKTISKFRPNVAILGVSESERLLTAFGAWHSIFMSKTNDLTALEENDVELSKIALHWGAKSGQKILIVRNKDIRETIVK; from the coding sequence ATGACTAAAAAAGAAATACAAGAGCGTATTAAACGCACTAAAATTATAACAACAACTGGTCCAGCAACAAATGAACCAGAACAAATCAAAGAATTGTTCTTAAAGGGAATGACAACTATCAGATTAAATTTTTCACATGGTGATAATGCTGAACAAAAATACAGAATTGATGGTGCAAGAAAAGTTGCTGCTGAATTAAATAAACCAATTTCTATTCTTTTAGATACTAAAGGACCAGAAATTAGAGTTGGAAAATTTTTAGGTGGTAAACAAGAAATTAAAGCTGGTCAAAAAATTATTATCAAAACTGATCCAGAATCATTTAGAACTAAAGAATGTGGTCAAGGTGAAATGACTGTTGCTTATGACATGTCAGTTGACTTAAAAGTTGGAAATACAATTTTAATTGATGATGGAAAATTAGAACTTACAGTTGATAAAGTTTCACCAGGTGTTGTTGAAGCTACAGCTTTCAACAGACATTTAGTTAAAACTAATAAACGTGTTAATTTACCAGGTGTGGAATTTTCAATGCCTTTCTTAGCTGAAAAAGATGTAGCTGATATTAAATATGGTGTCGAACAAAAAGTTGATTACATAGCTGCTTCATTTGTTAATACAGCTGAAAACGTTAAAGAAATTAAAAATATTTTGGCTGCTGCAGGTGGTTCAGAAATTCAAATTATTTCAAAAATTGAATCACAAGTTGGAATTGACAACATTGATGCAATTATTCAAGAATCAGATGGAATTATGGTCGCTCGTGGAGATTTAGGCCTAGAAATTCCTTATTATGATGTGCCATACTGAGAAAAAGTCATTATTAGAAAATGTAGAGAAGCAGGAAAAATTGTAATAGTTGCAACTCAAATGCTAGAAACTATGACTGATAACCCAGCTCCAACAAGAGCTGAAGTGACTGATGTTTACTTTGCAACTGAGTTAGGTGCAGATGCAACAATGTTATCAGGTGAGTCAGCAGCTGGAAGTTATCCTGCAATCACTGTAGAAACAATGGCGACTATAAACAAACGTGCTGAAATAGAATTTTATAAAAAAGGATACTATCAAGAACAATTAGAAAGTGCCATTAAGTCATCAAAAGGACCAAGAGCTGATATTGCTGTTGATCTTGCTGAAAGAACTAGAGATGGTCAATATGAATTTGCTATTGTGTTATCAAGAACTGGTGCTTTATTAAAAACTATTTCAAAGTTTAGACCAAATGTAGCTATTCTTGGCGTTAGTGAATCAGAAAGATTATTAACCGCTTTTGGAGCATGACATTCAATCTTTATGAGTAAGACTAATGACTTAACAGCTTTAGAAGAAAATGATGTTGAATTATCAAAAATAGCTTTACATTGAGGAGCTAAATCAGGACAAAAAATCTTAATCGTTAGAAATAAAGATATAAGAGAAACTATTGTTAAATAA
- the thrS gene encoding threonine--tRNA ligase — MKIKLLDGTIKEFNCSLTILEIAENIAISLKKNTIAAKVNGKYVPTDYIIEKDCDLELITSHHEDYLKVLNYTTAFVAGAAIESIFKDTKLAKILYKKDECEFGVTFEIEPRIGLDQLSVIQSKVMELLKNNSITWTKVLWDEIEKSEEYNEYQKYIAKEMYGTYGEVFLYKIANTKFITPHPITLNTKLIKALEIQQLSGEYWLNDAKNIMLQKVHGIVSDSQASLDEIKVSLEDRRSRDHRIINKTLNVFGIDNLVGPGLPLWMPNGTIIKEEIKRYLKEKEWEYDYIHVTTPVIGTIDLYKKSGHWDHYGEDMFQPFNGGAGNEEQFILRPMNCPHHIAVYKQEQRSYRDLPLRIAEHALQHRYESSGSLTGLERVRAMELTDSHIFVRPDQVEQEFKAIYKLVTEVLDTFKIEIDYLSLSLRDPEDKIKYYQDDKMWNEAEIALENVLKDLNLDYKKCIGEAAFYGPKLDIQIKTAQNHEITVSTIQLDFLLPKKFDVTYIDQNQEYKAPIMIHRGLIGTYERFVATLLEQTKGILPLWLAPTQVEIIPIGDETNESYANEVRNELKKHFIRTHIDNRDERLSYKIRDAQIKKIPYQLVIGETEKTNKTVTFRMYGSEEQITILLSEFVNNLINKIKLKK; from the coding sequence ATGAAAATAAAATTATTAGATGGGACAATTAAAGAGTTTAATTGCTCTTTAACTATTTTAGAAATTGCAGAAAATATTGCAATTAGTTTAAAGAAGAATACTATTGCTGCAAAAGTAAATGGTAAATATGTTCCAACTGATTATATTATTGAAAAAGATTGTGATTTAGAATTAATTACAAGTCATCATGAAGACTATTTAAAAGTTTTAAACTACACCACAGCTTTTGTAGCTGGTGCTGCTATTGAAAGCATTTTTAAAGATACAAAACTAGCAAAAATATTATATAAAAAAGACGAATGTGAATTTGGTGTAACTTTTGAAATAGAACCAAGAATTGGTTTAGATCAATTATCAGTTATCCAATCAAAAGTAATGGAATTGTTGAAGAATAACTCAATTACTTGAACAAAAGTTTTATGAGATGAAATTGAAAAAAGTGAAGAATATAATGAATACCAAAAATATATTGCAAAAGAAATGTATGGAACATATGGGGAAGTTTTTTTATATAAAATAGCTAACACTAAATTTATAACCCCTCATCCCATTACGTTAAATACGAAGTTAATTAAAGCTTTAGAGATTCAACAGTTATCTGGTGAATATTGATTAAATGATGCAAAAAACATTATGTTACAAAAAGTTCATGGTATTGTGTCTGATAGTCAAGCAAGTCTTGATGAAATAAAAGTTTCACTAGAAGATAGAAGAAGTAGAGACCATAGAATAATTAATAAAACTCTTAATGTGTTTGGAATTGATAATCTAGTTGGTCCGGGTTTACCTTTATGAATGCCTAATGGAACAATTATTAAAGAAGAAATCAAAAGATACTTAAAAGAAAAAGAATGAGAGTATGATTATATCCATGTAACTACTCCAGTTATTGGGACTATTGATTTATATAAAAAATCAGGTCATTGAGATCATTATGGAGAAGATATGTTTCAACCATTTAATGGTGGTGCTGGTAATGAAGAACAATTTATTTTAAGACCAATGAACTGTCCACATCACATCGCTGTTTATAAACAAGAACAAAGAAGTTATAGAGATTTACCTTTAAGAATAGCAGAACATGCTTTACAACACAGATATGAGTCAAGTGGCAGTTTAACTGGTCTTGAAAGAGTTAGAGCTATGGAATTAACCGATAGCCATATTTTTGTTAGACCAGATCAAGTCGAACAAGAATTCAAAGCTATCTATAAATTAGTAACTGAAGTTCTTGATACTTTTAAAATTGAAATTGATTATTTAAGTTTAAGTTTAAGAGACCCTGAAGATAAGATTAAATACTATCAAGATGATAAAATGTGAAACGAAGCTGAAATAGCTTTAGAAAATGTGTTAAAAGATTTAAATCTTGATTATAAGAAATGTATTGGGGAAGCTGCTTTTTATGGTCCTAAATTAGATATCCAAATCAAAACAGCGCAAAATCATGAAATAACTGTTTCAACAATTCAATTAGATTTCTTATTACCTAAAAAATTTGATGTTACTTATATTGATCAAAATCAAGAGTATAAAGCTCCAATTATGATTCATAGAGGATTAATCGGAACTTATGAAAGATTTGTAGCGACTTTATTAGAACAAACAAAAGGAATATTGCCTTTATGATTAGCTCCAACTCAGGTAGAAATTATTCCTATTGGTGATGAAACTAATGAAAGTTATGCTAATGAAGTTAGAAATGAATTAAAAAAACATTTCATTAGAACTCACATTGATAATAGAGATGAAAGATTAAGTTATAAAATAAGAGACGCGCAAATTAAAAAAATACCTTACCAACTAGTTATTGGTGAAACTGAAAAAACAAATAAAACAGTCACTTTTAGAATGTATGGCAGTGAAGAACAAATAACAATTTTGTTAAGTGAATTTGTCAATAACTTAATTAATAAAATAAAATTAAAAAAATAA
- the pfkA gene encoding 6-phosphofructokinase encodes MLKKIGVLTSGGDAPGMNNAIAGVVKSAHAKGIEVFGIKDGYKGLINGWFTKLDSDFTLDIISKGGTVLGSARLPEFKEESVRQKAVDQLRKHGIEALVVIGGDGSYMGAQRLTEMGINCVGLPGTIDNDIVSSDYTIGFDTALNTVIESVDKIRDTMTSHNRAAVVEVMGNRCGDLVTYAAIGTQAEVFSPSESKLTEEEICIQVKKLADINHRSVIILISEKQFDAKALAKKIQEVSGYDTRATILGHTQRGGRPTGMDRYLAFTAAMFAVEKLIAGEGGLYIGIENNQLVARDIESTLNMPKPDRTQIINKIRILNSKQIK; translated from the coding sequence ATGTTAAAAAAAATAGGTGTTTTAACTTCTGGTGGAGATGCACCAGGAATGAATAACGCTATTGCTGGTGTTGTTAAATCAGCTCATGCAAAAGGTATTGAAGTTTTTGGAATAAAGGATGGATATAAAGGTTTAATCAATGGTTGATTTACCAAACTTGATTCTGATTTTACTTTAGATATCATTTCTAAAGGTGGAACAGTTTTAGGGTCTGCTAGATTACCAGAATTCAAAGAAGAATCTGTTCGACAAAAAGCTGTTGATCAATTACGAAAACATGGTATTGAAGCTTTAGTTGTTATTGGTGGTGATGGTAGTTATATGGGGGCTCAAAGATTAACTGAAATGGGTATTAATTGTGTAGGTCTTCCAGGAACTATTGATAATGATATTGTTTCAAGTGATTATACAATTGGTTTTGATACAGCTTTAAATACAGTTATTGAATCTGTAGATAAAATAAGAGATACAATGACTTCTCACAACAGAGCTGCTGTTGTTGAAGTTATGGGGAATCGTTGTGGTGATTTAGTGACATATGCTGCAATCGGGACACAAGCAGAAGTATTTTCACCATCAGAATCTAAATTAACAGAAGAAGAAATTTGCATACAAGTAAAAAAACTTGCTGATATAAATCATAGAAGCGTTATTATATTAATTTCAGAAAAACAATTTGATGCAAAGGCTTTAGCTAAAAAAATTCAAGAAGTTAGCGGGTATGATACAAGAGCAACTATTTTAGGGCACACACAAAGAGGTGGAAGACCAACTGGCATGGATAGATACTTAGCTTTCACAGCAGCAATGTTTGCAGTTGAGAAATTGATTGCAGGTGAAGGTGGTCTTTATATAGGCATTGAAAATAATCAATTAGTAGCCAGAGATATTGAGTCAACTTTGAATATGCCAAAGCCAGATAGAACACAAATTATTAACAAAATTAGAATATTAAATTCAAAACAAATAAAATAA